In the genome of Cryptomeria japonica chromosome 8, Sugi_1.0, whole genome shotgun sequence, one region contains:
- the LOC131057221 gene encoding jasmonate-induced oxygenase 1-like: MSPSLQFPLEPIVSDVDLPVIDLSKFPQELDDEELSHLGDHPMLAKLREACIEWGFFRLVNHGISVELLDKAQNVSRGLLSMPTEAKERATTSNPFDSYHRKNNFETFSLLDSCKSESLEQMCLKIWPEGNHSFSKIIVASLGLDAVALYRSHFGKCISRLRLNGYSSHQKSIGEETLGSHADPGCLTILYQDDVEGLEIRSQEGKWFSVKPVSHSFVVNLGDSLKAWSNGRYRSAEHRVVWKGWMDRMSIGFFTSFQMETEIWAPQELVDNNNPRRYKPFLVSQLLHEIRHNQEDREKATAVERIAGV, from the exons ATGTCTCCCTCTCTCCAATTTCCCCTTGAACCCATTGTATCTGATGTCGATCTTCCCGTAATCGACCTCTCCAAATTTCCACAAGAGTTGGATGATGAAGAACTAAGCCACCTGGGAGATCATCCCATGCTCGCCAAACTAAGAGAGGCCTGCATAGAATGGGGATTTTTCCGCCTGGTCAACCATGGAATTTCAGTAGAGCTTCTGGACAAGGCACAGAACGTTAGCCGAGGTTTATTGTCCATGCCAACCGAGGCTAAAGAGAGAGCCACAACCTCTAATCCTTTCGATAGTTACCATCGAAAGAATAATTTTGAGACATTCAGTCTTCTCGACTCCTGTAAATCAGAATCTCTAGAACAAATGTGTTTAAAGATATGGCCTGAAGGGAATCACAGTTTCAG TAAAATAATTGTTGCAAGCCTTGGATTGGATGCCGTTGCCCTCTACCGTTCTCACTTTGGAAAGTGCATCTCAAGATTGAGGTTAAATGGGTACTCATCGCACCAAAAAAGTATAGGTGAGGAGACTCTGGGATCTCATGCAGATCCCGGGTGCCTCACAATACTTTACCAAGATGATGTGGAAGGGCTTGAAATTCGATCTCAGGAGGGCAAATGGTTCAGCGTCAAACCTGTGTCTCATTCATTTGTTGTCAATCTTGGGGACTCACTCAAG GCGTGGAGTAATGGTAGATACCGCAGTGCAGAGCATCGCGTTGTTTGGAAAGGGTGGATGGATCGTATGTCTATTGGGTTTTTCACTTCATTTCAAATGGAGACAGAAATCTGGGCTCCTCAGGAACTTGTGGACAACAACAACCCAAGGCGTTACAAGCCTTTCCTCGTCTCGCAACTCCTACATGAGATTCGACATAATCAAGAAGACAGAGAGAAAGCTACTGCTGTCGAACGAATTGCCGGCGTATAA